One part of the Drosophila teissieri strain GT53w chromosome 3R, Prin_Dtei_1.1, whole genome shotgun sequence genome encodes these proteins:
- the LOC122620763 gene encoding hemicentin-1 yields the protein MELLLLFMLALQLIESSIGSKDVPIHQIESIVGENIYLPCNVTTYDGDEPVLVLWYRDDKGTPIYSIDIRAGVSKAPKRWSDDSVFGDRAYFIFDKEPGKLSIQNTQASDSGTYRCRVDFLKAQTINSRIRLNVISPPKQVIIRDSSNVERSTVVGPYSEGDIVSLKCQVIGGYPTPTISWYRDGLEMPCELSHLAGGKIIECEITLPSLGREDLNSRLTCRALSHPRAPIVEAVVQIDMNFAPLNIRLLGAHQPLSAGRRYDLLCQSAGSRPPAVITWWQNGIRLEKTTETTSSDGNQTTSTLSISLSKSDAGKYLSCKAYNHAVPSEPLEDGWKLDIQYVPEAYVRLGTSLDPGTLREGTDVYFDCLVMAHPNVFRIEWRHNEQPLSHNISQGVIISNHSLVLQGVTRSTAGNYSCVGFNAEGEGISAPFALNILYAPTCAQNQKKVYGIAKQEDAKVMCTVDANPREVEFSWTFNNSAESIDVATNHIIRSGTTSIVTYTPVNELDYGTLLCLASNKIGKQRVPCVFHIIAAGRPEKVHNCTVNNISMTSLTVTCSDGFNGGLPQSFNLELLDSYTQEIKANITSTVPKFTVPGLSPGSVYRLNIYAFNTKGRSDPAIVSAAMLRMPEKQLTSEQTHNLRAELLFSPVMSLTIGLTLAVLVAVLAIILALRIPCTASSRRRQKELSNENISRDESPGPSDKSSGSKEVDDCDEKNPDVVPESIEPDEQAESIRKRQQISTIDTNRSPNRGIFVNEQQHLTAAEISLRASHGIGYCTLRSGMHAQAQSSVGEISINVTPHVYSNSISQCTLPRQSSQNVWNNYNCNITGARPTSTFHQLTFPQGRVNVGGHNPAQPLHGHAPSPSQASNSSMASSTNTLPQPHPHGRTIALHHMNQAQCGRVCIGIASDGIHTAEQNLSDDEVTVQTPLMIKRDSTV from the exons ATGGAGTTACTGCTGCTGTTTATGCTAGCACTTCAACTTATAGAATCCAGCATCGGAAGTAAAGATG tACCAATTCACCAAATAGAATCCATAGTTGgtgaaaatatttaccttcCGTGCAATGTAACGACTTATGATGGCGATGAGCCTGTGTTGGTTCTGTGGTACCGCGATGATAAGGGTACTCCAATTTACAG CATCGACATTCGAGCGGGAGTATCCAAAGCACCAAAAAGATGGTCGGACGACTCAGTGTTCGGGGATAGagcatattttatatttgacAAGGAACCGGGAAAACTGTCAATTCAGAATACGCAAGCATCCGACTCCGGAACTTATAGATGCCGAGTAGATTTCCTGAAAGCGCAGACCATAAATAGCCGCATTAGGCTCAATGTCATAT CTCCACCCAAACAAGTTATTATTCGTGACAGCTCCAACGTGGAGCGTTCTACAGTTGTGGGACCATATAGCGAGGGCGACATCGTATCCCTGAAATGCCAAGTAATTGGAG GCTATCCAACGCCCACCATCAGTTGGTATCGCGATGGCCTAGAAATGCCATGCGAATTGTCCCATTTGGCAGGAGGGAAAATTATAGAGTGCGAAATTACGCTACCATCTCTGGGTCGGGAAGATCTTAACTCCCGACTTACCTGCCGCGCACTGAGTCACCCCAGAGCACCCATTGTCGAGGCGGTGGTTCAAATCGATATGAACT TTGCCCCTTTAAATATCCGACTGTTGGGGGCACATCAGCCACTGTCTGCTGGACGCAGATACGATCTATTGTGCCAAAGTGCTGGCTCCAGGCCGCCGGCCGTAATTACTTGGTGGCAAAATGGCATACGGCTCGAGAAGACAACCGAAACA ACTTCGAGCGATGGCAACCAGACCACAAGCACTCTCTCAATCAGTCTAAGCAAATCTGATGCGGGAAAGTATTTATCATGCAAAGCCTACAACCATGCTGTTCCCTCCGAACCATTGGAAGATGGCTGGAAATTAGATATACAAT ATGTCCCGGAGGCATATGTTCGCCTGGGAACATCTCTGGATCCAGGCACTTTGCGAGAGGGAACAGACGTGTACTTCGATTGCCTGGTGATGGCTCATCCGAATGTCTTTCGCATCGAATGGCGTCACAAC GAACAACCTTTATCACACAATATATCGCAGGGCGTCATAATTAGTAACCACTCCTTGGTTCTGCAAGGTGTAACTAGGTCCACTGCCGGAAACTACTCCTGTGTGGGATTCAATGCCGAGGGAGAAGGAATCAGTGCTCCCTTCGCACTAAACATACTCT ACGCTCCCACGTGTGCCCAGAATCAGAAGAAGGTGTACGGCATAGCCAAGCAGGAGGATGCAAAGGTCATGTGCACCGTGGATGCCAATCCTCGGGAAGTCGAATTTAGCTGGACGTTTAATAACTCTGCCGAAAGTATTGACGTCGCCACAAATCACATTATTCGCTCGG gTACCACCTCCATTGTAACATACACACCCGTTAATGAACTGGATTATGGAACCCTTTTGTGTTTGGCGTCCAACAAAATTGGCAAACAGCGAGTGCCATGTGTCTTCCATATAATCGCCGCAG GTCGACCGGAAAAAGTGCATAATTGTACGGTGAACAATATATCTATGACCTCCTTGACGGTCACTTGTAGTGATGGTTTCAACGGCGGGTTGCCACAAAGTTTTAACTTAGAACTGCTAGACTCTTACACACAA GAAATTAAAGCAAACATAACATCCACGGTACCCAAGTTTACGGTGCCAGGCTTGAGTCCGGGCAGTGTATATAGGCTAAATATTTACGCGTTCAATACGAAGGGTCGATCCGATCCAGCTATAGTCAGTGCGGCCATGCTGCGAATGCCCGAGAAGCAACTAACCTCGGAGCAGA CCCACAATCTTCGTGCAGAGCTGCTCTTCTCGCCAGTGATGTCCTTAACAATTGGCTTAACCCTCGCTGTGCTGGTCGCCGTTTTGGCCATCATTCTGGCACTTCGAATACCCTGCACGGCTTCGTCGAGACGGCGTCAAAAGGAGCTCTCAAACGAGAATATATCCAGGGATGAATCGCCAGGACCAAGCGACAAGAGTTCCGGCAGCAAGGAAGTGGACGATTGCGACGAAAAGAATCCGGATGTGGTACCTGAATCCATTGAACCTGACGAGCAG GCCGAGAGTATCAGGAAAAGGCAGCAGATATCCACCATTGATACCAACCGCAGTCCCAATCGAGGAATTTTCGTGaacgagcagcagcatctgacAGCAGCCGAGATTTCCCTGCGCGCCTCCCATGGAATTGGCTACTGCACCCTGAGGAGTGGCATGCACGCCCAGGCCCAGAGTTCGGTGGGCGAAATATCAATA AACGTAACGCCACACGTGTACTCCAACTCGATCTCGCAATGCACTCTGCCACGTCAGTCGTCGCAGAATGTGTGGAACAACTACAATTGCAACATCACCGGAGCGAGACCGACCTCCACGTTCCACCAGCTGACCTTTCCCCAGGGAAGGGTCAATGTCGGTGGCCACAATCCGGCGCAGCCACTGCATGGACACGCACCCTCGCCGTCGCAGGCATCCAATAGCTCCATGGCCTCGTCGACGAACACATTGCCTCAGCCACATCCCCATGGCCGAACCATCGCCCTGCACCACATGAACCAGGCCCAGTGTGGCAGAGTCTGCATCGGAATCGCCAGCGATGGCATCCACACCGCCGAGCAGAATCTATCCGACGACGAGGTAACCGTCCAAACTCCATTAATGATAAAGCGCGACAGCACCGTATGA
- the LOC122620689 gene encoding pinin, producing MVNDSGLSTVDDLEQKLNSAKQSLVILNENIRRIAGRVPKDSLQRSDKFKYTQDGKKNDHNGDRPFPRNAPGGLFKDKRRMYESKNPIPRFPIEENEGRPPRINSRVIREMPTKKEIVEAQGTDSESRARNRRMFGSLLGTLQKFCQEESRLKSKEDKKAEIDRKVEKQELQERAMLRKQRETLFLDRKKKQFEIRRLEYKMARMKDFKAWEATMLNAKNNIRTKTKPHLFFRPKVHSPRTEKLLSKSKSEADVFIEFRREELEVELRNLENMNFGKVDDDNAMDESFYEEPDDEEQLDKSSLYVK from the exons ATGGTGAATGACTCTGGTCTATCGACAGTGGACGACTTGGAGCAAAAACTGAACTCGGCCAAGCAGTCACTGGTGATACTAAATGAAAACATTCGCCGCATTGCTGGTCGCGTCCCCAAGGATTCCCTGCAGAG ATCggacaaatttaaatacaccCAAGATGGCAAGAAGAACGACCACAATGGTGACCGACCGTTCCCCCGAAATGCACCCGGTGGTCTCTTTAAAGACAAGCGGCGAATGTACGAAAGCAAGAATCCGATTCCACGTTTCCCCATCGAAGAGAACGAGGGTCGGCCGCCACGGATTAACTCTCGGGTCATCAGGGAGATGCCAACCAAGAAAGAGATCGTTGAGGCACAGGGAACAGACTCCGAGTCGAGGGCCAGGAATCGCCGGATGTTCGGATCGCTGTTGGGCACCCTACAGAAGTTCTGTCAGGAGGAATCGCGACTGAAGAGCAAGGAGGATAAAAAGGCTGAGATCGATAGGAAGGTGGAAAAACAGGAACTGCAGGAAAGAGCGATGTTGAGGAAACAGCGTGAAACACTATTCTTAGACAGGAAAAAAAAGCAGTTCGAGATCCGCCGATTAGAGTACAAAATGGCTAGAATGAAGGACTTCAAGGCCTGGGAAGCAACGATGTTAAATGCGAAAAATAACATCAgaacaaaaacgaaaccaCACCTGTTCTTCAGGCCAAAAGTGCATTCGCCTAGAACGGAAAAACTGTtgagtaaaagtaaaagtgaaGCTGATGTGTTTATAGAATTTAGACGCGAAGAACTGGAAGTCGAGCTAAGAAACTTGGAGAACATGAACTTTGGAAAGGTGGATGACGATAACGCAATGGACGAAAGTTTCTATGAAGAGCCTGACGACGAAGAGCAGTTGGATAAGT CTTCATTATACGTTAAATAA
- the LOC122620612 gene encoding CLIP domain-containing serine protease 2: MRCLEIVTLLFSILCLSGDRSAYACHCIRLGKCAPFARLLLHHGPGEQSAVFAKVHSASCGFQGLEPLVCCPTSHKPYHDESSFVKASRKMRFAPPDERWIWNDGGNNKDSRYSHTHSDYLAAETNLHNYWNFEEQRNCPQPVEPEFFDRRFGSGHHFLYHVEHDERNAVPRPTPKDKPIVFPGDLRFLRQGEEEIDSNIDQGPPLAPFTTTSAAPMEKVPASASTTTTSMPSLAQENTQGCGVNVESRLLGGEQASAGQFPWLTRIAYRNRSSSRISFRCSGSLISSNHIVTAAHCVVNLVSDLELSHVRLGSQDGASPFAIEQVIVHPNYDQPKYANDIALLRINSTNGTFTPICLPLNGSTTLGNRLIGQTGVAAGWSIGNSENNDSMDTSNSTAEVRFIRLPIVNTTSCAIAYASLSENFQQPIVITPNHLCAQGMPMNDVCRGDSGGPFMDDGSSGVFGTSGRYTIIGIVAFGPTLCGVTTIPGVYTLVSSFSDWILRSINGGSDQ, translated from the exons ATGCGGTGCCTGGAAATCGTCACACTCTTATTCAGCATCCTGTGCTTGAGTG GGGATCGCAGTGCCTACGCCTGCCACTGCATCCGCCTGGGGAAATGTGCCCCCTTTGCCCGCCTTCTACTTCACCACGGCCCCGGAGAACAGTCCGCTGTGTTCGCCAAGGTGCACAGTGCCAGTTGTGGCTTCCAAGGCCTCGAGCCGCTCGTCTGCTGTCCGACATCTCACAAGCCATACCACGATGAGTCATCCTTCGTCAAAGCAAGTCGCAAGATGCGCTTCGCGCCGCCGGATGAACGTTGGATTTGGAATGATGGGGGGAATAACAAGGATAGCCGGTACTCCCACACTCACTCGGATTATCTGGCAGCGGAGACCAATCTGCACAACTACTGGAACTTCGAGGAACAACGCAACTGCCCACAGCCCGTGGAACCAGAGTTCTTCGACCGACGCTTCGGGTCGGGACACCACTTTCTGTATCATGTGGAGCACGATGAACGGAATGCAGTACCGCGACCCACTCCTAAGGATAAGCCCATAGTATTCCCCGGGGACCTACGCTTCCTACGGCAGGGAGAAGAGGAAATTGACTCCAACATAGATCAAGGTCCTCCTCTGGCGCCGTTTACCACAACATCAGCTGCACCAATGGAAAAAGTTCCTGCTTCTGCATCCACAACCACCACATCGATGCCTTCTCTTGCACAGGAGAACACCCAAGGATGCGGCGTAAATGTAGAGAGCCGACTGCTGGGAGGAGAGCAGGCCAGTGCCGGACAGTTTCCCTGGCTGACCAGGATCGCCTATCGCAACCGAA GTAGTAGCCGCATTAGCTTTCGCTGCTCCGGATCCCTGATCTCCAGCAACCACATCGTCACTGCCGCCCACTGTGTGGTCAACCTAGTCAGCGATTTGGAACT GTCCCATGTTCGATTAGGAAGTCAGGATGGGGCGAGTCCGTTCGCCATCGAGCAGGTGATAGTTCATCCTAACTACGACCAGCCCAAGTATGCAAATGACATTGCCTTATTAAGAATCAACAGCACTAATG GCACCTTCACACCCATATGCTTACCCTTAAACGGGTCAACCACGCTGGGAAACAGGCTGATTGGGCAAACGGGAGTGGCTGCCGGTTGGAGTATTGGAAATTCGGAAA ATAATGATTCGATGGACACATCGAACTCCACCGCTGAAGTGCGCTTCATCCGTTTGCCCATCGTAAACACCACCAGCTGCGCCATTGCCTATGCTAGTCTCAGTGAGAACTTCCAGCAGCCCATTGTCATTACACCCAATCACCTGTGCGCCCAGGGAATGCCCATGAACGACGTGTGCCGAGGCGATAGTGGGGGCCCCTTTATGGACGACGGATCTTCCGGCGTTTTTGGTACCAGTGGACGCTATACGATCATCGGCATCGTGGCCTTTGGACCCACGCTGTGCGGCGTGACCACCATTCCGGGGGTCTACACCCTGGTGAGTAGCTTCTCCGATTGGATACTGCGGAGCATTAACGGAGGATCTGACCAGTGA
- the LOC122620611 gene encoding S-antigen protein, producing the protein MCACPCSGRSQPPQTNGPESCPAPGSQGGPGGRGGGAGAGPGAGATQKRGPCGPKPCGGTKCTKCGKGGPGGRGGPGGRNGPGGRGGPGGRGSPDGGGGGPLGLRAPPNNRGPKALGLAALLFAFGVFLTLKMGLVASEIG; encoded by the coding sequence ATGTGCGCTTGCCCTTGTTCAGGAAGGAGTCAACCACCTCAGACCAATGGCCCTGAATCTTGCCCAGCTCCTGGTTCCCAGGGCGGACCTGGTGGTCGTggaggtggtgctggtgctggtccAGGTGCTGGCGCAACCCAAAAGCGAGGACCGTGTGGTCCCAAACCTTGTGGCGGAACGAAGTGCACTAAGTGCGGTAAAGGTGGCCCTGGTGGAAGAGGTGGTCCTGGAGGAAGAAATGGTCCCGGAGGAAGAGGTGGTCCCGGAGGCCGAGGGTCTCCCgatggcggtggtggaggACCGTTGGGCCTGAGGGCCCCACCAAACAATCGAGGCCCCAAGGCTCTGGGACTGGCTGCTCTGCTCTTTGCCTTCGGCGTCTTCCTTACATTAAAAATGGGTCTTGTGGCCAGTGAAATTGGATGA
- the LOC122620910 gene encoding uncharacterized protein LOC122620910, whose translation MSMSNLSIDGEFRYIIQWFNEWSELQRDDFVYVFVEYLARGSSSSSSDGQMNGLVNSLANAAVQDKPMSLFQCRIKLFREWSPKWPIEFKCKLQEKISEIDAKVGEKIINELRGPHSAHNGDVAVHLNANGASEEGGDSELEQMPEPQVTEVAALTTGEEADPAPEADDNRLAAVLSQETPVDDDDVEESAGEDCNSNAEVNGHYPAAAVTTIAVNTSPSPSPTPQPIVEPVEQVENSVTVTVASPEVPPVA comes from the exons ATGTCGATGAGCAATTTATCAATAGACGGCGAGTTTCGCTACATAATTCAGTGGTTTAACGAGTGGAGCGAGCTGCAGCGGGATGACTTTGTCTATGTTTTCGTGGAGTACCTGGCCCGGGGATCCAGTTCTAGCTCCAGCGATGGCCAGATGAATGGATTGGTCAACTCACTGGCCAACGCAGCAGTGCAGGACAAGCCTATGAGCCTGTTCCAGTGTCGC ATTAAGCTGTTCCGTGAATGGAGCCCCAAGTGGCCGATCGAGTTCAAATGCAAGCTGCAGGAGAAGATCAGTGAGATCGACGCGAAGGTGGGGGAGAAAATCATCAATGAGCTTCGGGGGCCCCATTCCGCGCACAATGGCGACGTAGCCgtgcatttaaatgcaaatggagcGAGCGAAGAGGGCGGCGACTCCGAACTGGAGCAGATGCCAGAGCCACAAGTGACAGAGGTCGCCGCTTTGACGACAGGGGAAGAAGCTGATCCAGCTCCCGAAGCAGATGACAATCGCTTAGCGGCGGTCTTAAGCCAAGAAACACCCGTTGATGACGACGACGTGGAAGAGTCTGCCGGGGAAGATTGCAATAGCAATGCCGAAGTAAATGGCCATTATCCAGCGGCTGCAGTGACAACGATTGCGGTGAAtacatcaccatcgccatccccGACTCCGCAGCCGATTGTCGAACCTGTAGAACAGGTCGAGAATAGCGTTACAGTCACCGTGGCTTCTCCAGAAGTTCCTCCGGTGGCTTAG
- the LOC122622329 gene encoding serine/threonine-protein phosphatase 5, translating to MSSSELEVQKAADGQQEQQLPPGVEITGSKEPEEDTNAHTKEERDFAAAEQYKNQGNEMLKTKEFSKAIDMYSKAIELHPSNAIYYANRSLAHLRQESFGFALQDGVSAVKADPAYLKGYYRRAAAHMSLGKFKQALCDFEFVAKCRPNDKDAKLKFTECNKIVKMRAFERAIAVDKPEKTLSEMYSDMENITIEDDYKGPQLEDGKVTLKFMKELMEHYKAQKRLHRKFAYKILCEIDTYMRAQPSLVDITVPDEEKFTICGDIHGQFYDLMNIFEINGLPSEKNPYLFNGDFVDRGSFSVECIFTLFGFKLLYPNHFFLSRGNHESINMNQMYGFTGEVTAKYTSAMADIFTQVFNWLPLCHCINQKILVMHGGLFSSENVTLDNIRRIERNCQPPEEGLMCELLWSDPQQWMGLGQSKRGVGIQFGPDITETFCKNNNLDYIIRSHEVKDMGYEVAHNGQCITVFSAPNYCDTMGNMGAFITITGNNLKPNYKSFEAVPHPDVKPMAYANSLMNWLA from the exons ATGTCTTCGTCCGAACTGGAAGTACAGAAGGCTGCCGAtggccagcaggagcagcagctgccgccagGCGTGGAGATTACGGGGTCCAAGGAGCCGGAGGAGGACACAAATGCCCATACGAAGGAGGAACGCGATTTTGCCGCGGCGGAGCAGTACAAAAATCAGGGAAATGAAATGCTCAAAA CCAAGGAGTTCTCAAAAGCCATCGACATGTACAGCAAAGCCATAGAACTGCACCCCAGCAACGCGATATATTACGCCAACCGATCCTTGGCGCATTTGCGCCAGGAGAGCTTTGGTTTCGCACTACAGGATGGTGTTTCGGCGGTGAAGGCGGATCCCGCCTACCTCAAAGGTTACTATCGCCGGGCAGCGGCTCACATGTCTCTGGGGAAGTTCAAGCAAGCTCTCTGTGACTTTGAATTC GTCGCAAAGTGCCGCCCGAACGACAAAGACGCAAAGCTGAAGTTCACCGAGTGCAACAAAATCGTAAAAATGCGCGCCTTCGAACGGGCCATTGCTGTGGATAAGCCCGAGAAGACGCTCTCTGAGATGTATAGCGACATGGAGAACATAA CTATTGAGGATGATTACAAGGGTCCGCAGCTGGAAGACGGCAAAGTGACTCTGAAGTTCATGAAGGAATTGATGGAGCATTACAAGGCACAGAAGCGATTGCACCGCAAATTTGCCTACAAA ATACTCTGCGAGATCGATACGTACATGCGAGCTCAGCCCTCGCTGGTGGACATCACTGTGCCGGATGAAGAGAAGTTCACGATTTGTGGCGACATCCACGGTCAATTCTACGACTTGATGAACATATTCGAGATCAATGGCCTGCCCTCTGAAAAGAACCCCTATCTGTTCAACGGCGATTTCGTTGACAGGGGTTCCTTCTCTGTGGAGTGTATATTCACGCTGTTTGGTTTCAAGCTGCTGTATCCGAATCACTTCTTCTTGTCGCGCG GCAACCACGAAAGCATCAACATGAACCAAATGTATGGTTTTACTGGCGAGGTGACAGCAAAGTACACTAGCGCCATGGCTGACATATTCACGCAAGTTTTCAACTGGTTACCGTTGTGCCACTGCATCAACCAAAAGATCCTGGTTATGCACGGCGGTCTCTTCTCCTCCGAAAACGTGACTCTGGACAATATAAGACGCATCGAACGAAATTGCCAGCCGCCCGAGGAAGGTCTTATGTGCGAGTTGCTATGGTCCGATCCTCAGCAATGGATGGGACTGGGACAGTCGAAGCGCGGCGTGGGCATCCAGTTTGGTCCGGACATTACCGAGACGTtctgcaaaaacaacaacctgGACTACATCATTCGAAGCCACGAGGTCAAGGATATGGGCTATGAAGTGGCTCACAACGGTCAATGCATAACAGTCTTCTCTGCTCCGAACTATTG TGATACTATGGGCAACATGGGCGCATTTATTACCATAACGGGTAACAATTTGAAACCAAATTACAAATCATTCGAGGCTGTG CCACATCCCGACGTCAAGCCCATGGCTTATGCCAACAGCTTAATGAACTGGCTGGCGTAG